In Candidatus Methylomirabilota bacterium, the following proteins share a genomic window:
- the carA gene encoding glutamine-hydrolyzing carbamoyl-phosphate synthase small subunit yields MTRALLALADGRVFTGEACGARGEAHGEVVFNTSMTGYQEIMTDPSYRGQIVCMTYPLIGNYGINPEDVESRRPWVNGFIVKEACPYPSNWRGRIAIEDYMREQGIVGIQGIDTRALTRHLRDHGAQEGVISTIEADPARLAEKARALPGLMGRDLVSEVTVDAAHGWSEGGWDIARGYTRPPTSRFRVVAYDSGIKRNILRQLASLGCEVEVVPANTPAAAVLERKPHGLFLSNGPGDPEAVPYLVESVRGLIGKLPIFGICLGNQILGLAFGGRTYKLKFGHHGANHPVKDLETGRVEITAQNHGFSVDPKSVEKAGLVESHVNLNDGTSEGMRHRELPVFSVQYHPEASPGPHDSHYLFQRFIDLMVRGG; encoded by the coding sequence ATGACGCGGGCGCTCCTGGCCCTGGCGGACGGGCGCGTCTTCACGGGCGAAGCCTGCGGCGCCCGCGGCGAGGCGCACGGCGAGGTCGTCTTCAACACGTCGATGACGGGCTATCAGGAGATCATGACCGATCCGTCCTATCGCGGGCAGATCGTGTGCATGACCTATCCGCTCATCGGGAACTACGGGATAAACCCGGAAGACGTCGAGTCGCGGCGGCCCTGGGTCAATGGCTTCATCGTGAAGGAGGCTTGCCCGTATCCCTCCAACTGGCGCGGCCGGATCGCCATCGAAGACTACATGCGCGAGCAGGGCATCGTGGGCATCCAGGGCATAGACACGCGCGCGCTCACGCGGCATCTGCGCGACCACGGCGCTCAGGAAGGCGTGATTTCCACGATCGAGGCCGACCCCGCGCGACTGGCCGAGAAGGCCCGCGCGCTGCCGGGCCTCATGGGCCGCGATCTCGTCAGCGAAGTCACGGTGGACGCGGCCCATGGCTGGAGCGAAGGCGGCTGGGATATCGCGCGAGGGTATACGCGGCCGCCCACCTCGCGCTTCAGAGTCGTCGCCTACGACTCCGGGATCAAGCGGAATATCCTTCGGCAGCTGGCCTCCCTCGGCTGCGAGGTCGAAGTCGTGCCTGCGAATACGCCCGCCGCGGCCGTGCTCGAGAGGAAGCCCCACGGGCTCTTTCTCTCCAATGGTCCGGGGGATCCCGAAGCGGTGCCATATCTCGTCGAGTCGGTGCGCGGGCTCATCGGCAAGCTGCCCATCTTCGGCATCTGCCTCGGCAACCAGATCCTGGGCCTGGCCTTCGGCGGCCGCACCTACAAGCTCAAGTTCGGCCACCACGGCGCCAATCACCCCGTGAAGGACCTCGAGACGGGGCGCGTCGAGATCACCGCGCAGAACCACGGCTTCAGCGTGGATCCCAAGTCGGTGGAGAAGGCCGGGCTCGTCGAATCCCATGTGAATCTCAACGACGGCACCTCCGAGGGCATGAGGCATCGGGAGCTGCCCGTCTTCTCCGTGCAGTACCACCCCGAGGCCTCACCGGGGCCTCACGACTCGCACTACCTGTTCCAGCGGTTCATCGACCTGATGGTGAGAGGAGGCTGA
- a CDS encoding dihydroorotase, which translates to MSLLLKGGRVVDPANGLDAVQDVLITNGTIAKLARGLKAPEGTQVVDAAGKIVCPGFIDIHVHLREPGYEYKETIASGTRAAAAGGFTAVACMANTLPVNDNRAVTDFILAKARVEGVVRVYPIGAVTRGLEGQELAEMAEQAEAGCVAFSDDGQCVMNAEIYRRAMEYALPFGTPIISHAEDEHLAHRGAMHEGLVSTELGLAGQPSAAEDVMVARDILLAELTGAPVHIAHISTVGAVRLVREAKARGVRVTAEATPHHLLLTDEAVREYDPNMKMAPPLRTKRDVEAVLEGLLDGTVDCIATDHAPHALSEKEDEFGACANGVVGLETAVPLLLDRLVRGGRMDLPTLVQRLSPAPARLLNLPGGSLAAGAPADVTVLDLERTWTVEPAKFRSRARNTPFAGSTGTGAPIMTIVGGEVVSP; encoded by the coding sequence ATGAGCCTGCTCCTCAAGGGCGGCCGCGTCGTCGATCCCGCGAATGGCCTGGACGCTGTCCAGGACGTGCTGATCACCAACGGCACCATCGCCAAGCTCGCGCGCGGGCTCAAGGCGCCCGAGGGCACCCAGGTCGTGGATGCGGCGGGCAAGATCGTCTGCCCCGGCTTCATCGACATCCACGTCCACCTGCGCGAGCCGGGCTACGAGTACAAGGAAACCATCGCCAGCGGCACGCGCGCGGCGGCGGCGGGCGGCTTCACCGCCGTGGCCTGCATGGCCAATACGCTGCCCGTCAACGACAATCGTGCCGTCACCGATTTCATCCTGGCCAAGGCGCGCGTGGAAGGCGTCGTGCGCGTCTACCCGATCGGCGCGGTCACGCGCGGCCTCGAGGGGCAGGAGCTGGCCGAGATGGCCGAGCAGGCCGAGGCCGGCTGCGTCGCCTTCTCCGACGACGGCCAGTGCGTGATGAACGCCGAGATCTACCGCCGCGCCATGGAGTACGCCCTGCCCTTCGGCACGCCCATCATCAGCCATGCCGAGGACGAGCACCTGGCCCATCGCGGGGCCATGCACGAGGGGCTGGTCTCGACCGAGCTCGGCCTGGCCGGCCAGCCCTCGGCGGCCGAGGACGTGATGGTCGCCCGCGACATCCTGCTCGCCGAGTTGACGGGCGCGCCCGTGCACATCGCTCACATCTCGACGGTGGGGGCCGTGCGCCTCGTGCGCGAGGCCAAGGCGCGCGGCGTGCGCGTGACCGCGGAGGCGACGCCGCATCATCTCCTGCTCACTGACGAGGCCGTGCGGGAGTACGACCCCAACATGAAGATGGCACCGCCGCTCCGGACCAAGCGGGACGTCGAGGCCGTGCTGGAGGGCCTCCTCGATGGCACCGTCGACTGCATCGCGACGGACCATGCCCCGCATGCCCTCTCCGAGAAGGAAGACGAGTTCGGGGCCTGTGCCAATGGCGTGGTGGGGCTGGAGACAGCGGTACCGCTCCTCCTGGACCGGCTGGTGCGCGGTGGCCGGATGGACCTGCCGACGCTGGTCCAGCGGCTCTCGCCGGCGCCCGCGCGGCTCTTGAATCTCCCGGGGGGCAGCCTGGCCGCGGGAGCGCCCGCCGACGTCACGGTGCTCGACCTCGAGCGAACGTGGACGGTCGAGCCCGCCAAGTTCCGCTCGCGGGCGCGCAACACGCCCTTCGCCGGCTCGACGGGCACGGGCGCGCCGATCATGACCATCGTCGGCGGCGAGGTCGTCTCGCCATGA
- a CDS encoding aspartate carbamoyltransferase catalytic subunit, with the protein MAWKRKDLVSMRDIEAPEITEVLDTAESMKEIATREIKKVPTLRGKTIVNLFYEASTRTRTSFEIAGKWLSADVINFSGAGSSAEKGESFLDTAKNIEAMSPDVVVVRHRAPGGPALLARHLKCSVVNAGDGAHEHPTQALLDLLTVREKKGHLEGLNVTIVGDIAHSRVARSDIHAMRKMGMTVTVAGPPTLIPAGCQDMGVKVSHRLEEAIAHADVIMMLRLQHERMTGGFIPSLREYSRVWGLTLDRLAHCRPDVLIMHPGPVNRGVELSPEVADSQYSVILNQVTNGVAVRMAVLYLLAGSKAA; encoded by the coding sequence ATGGCCTGGAAGCGCAAGGACCTCGTCAGCATGCGGGATATCGAGGCGCCCGAGATCACCGAGGTGCTCGACACGGCGGAGTCCATGAAGGAGATCGCCACCCGCGAGATCAAGAAGGTGCCGACCCTCCGGGGCAAGACCATCGTCAACCTCTTCTACGAGGCCTCGACGCGCACGCGCACCTCCTTCGAGATCGCGGGCAAGTGGCTCTCCGCTGACGTCATCAACTTCTCCGGCGCGGGCTCGAGCGCAGAGAAGGGCGAGAGCTTCCTCGACACGGCCAAGAACATCGAGGCCATGAGCCCGGACGTGGTGGTGGTCCGTCACAGGGCCCCGGGTGGCCCCGCCCTCCTCGCCCGACATCTGAAGTGCTCGGTCGTCAACGCAGGCGACGGGGCGCACGAGCACCCCACGCAGGCCCTTCTCGATCTCCTGACCGTCCGCGAGAAGAAGGGCCACCTCGAAGGGCTCAACGTGACCATCGTGGGCGACATCGCCCACAGCCGCGTGGCCCGCTCGGACATTCACGCCATGCGCAAGATGGGCATGACGGTGACGGTGGCGGGGCCGCCCACCCTGATTCCCGCGGGCTGCCAGGACATGGGCGTCAAGGTCAGCCACCGCCTCGAGGAGGCCATCGCCCATGCCGATGTCATCATGATGCTGCGCCTGCAGCACGAGCGGATGACGGGCGGCTTCATCCCCTCCCTGCGCGAGTACTCGCGGGTGTGGGGACTCACCCTCGACCGGCTCGCGCACTGCCGGCCCGACGTGCTCATCATGCACCCGGGGCCGGTCAATCGCGGCGTCGAGCTCTCCCCGGAGGTCGCGGACAGCCAGTACTCGGTCATCCTCAATCAGGTCACCAATGGCGTGGCGGTGCGCATGGCCGTCCTCTACCTCCTCGCGGGGAGCAAGGCGGCATGA
- the pyrR gene encoding bifunctional pyr operon transcriptional regulator/uracil phosphoribosyltransferase PyrR yields MTAPKEKAQVLDQAGLDRALTRIAHEIVEQAGGADLALVGIKNRGETLAERIAEKIAGIESKRPAVGALDITLYRDDLGSRAEQPRVRSTEIPFPLKDLTVVLVDDVLFTGRTIRAAMDALMDLGRPRVIRLAVLVDRGHRELPIRPDYVGKNLPTSRKESVAVMLREHDGQDRVVIQEPEEG; encoded by the coding sequence GTGACCGCGCCGAAGGAGAAGGCGCAGGTGCTTGACCAGGCCGGGCTCGACCGGGCGCTGACCCGCATCGCCCATGAGATCGTCGAGCAGGCGGGGGGCGCCGATCTGGCCCTGGTCGGGATCAAGAACCGCGGCGAGACGCTGGCCGAGCGCATCGCCGAGAAGATCGCGGGGATCGAGAGCAAGCGCCCGGCCGTGGGCGCCCTCGACATCACCCTCTACCGTGACGATCTGGGGAGCCGGGCCGAGCAGCCGAGGGTCCGCAGCACCGAGATCCCCTTCCCGCTCAAGGACCTCACGGTGGTGCTGGTGGACGACGTCCTCTTCACGGGACGGACCATCAGAGCCGCCATGGACGCCCTCATGGACCTCGGGCGCCCGCGCGTCATCCGCCTGGCCGTCCTCGTGGACCGGGGACACCGCGAGCTGCCCATCCGTCCCGACTATGTCGGCAAGAATCTGCCCACAAGCCGCAAGGAATCCGTCGCCGTCATGCTCCGCGAGCACGACGGCCAGGACCGTGTGGTGATCCAGGAACCCGAGGAGGGTTGA
- a CDS encoding adenylate/guanylate cyclase domain-containing protein encodes MNCPRCQAQNRDGVRFCEHCGASFAETCPKCAAVIAPGAAFCGACGVAFNAAPADRFASPGAYTPSHLAERILTSRAALEGERKQVTVLFADLKGSMELLADRDPEDARHVLDQVLEHMMEAVHRYEGTVNQVMGDGIMALFGAPLAHEDHAVRACYAALRMQETVHRYCESLRRSRGIEVRIRVGLNSGEVVVRSIGSDLHMDYTAVGRTTQLAARMEQLASPGTIRLTAETLRLVEGYVEVKPLGPIPVKGLTEPVHAFEMIDATSVQTRLRARAQRGLTRFVGREPELGQLHRALEQARAGHGQIVAIVGEPGVGKSRLFYEFMHSQGTQDWLVLESTSVSYGRATPYLPVIGLLKTYFQIEARDDARTIRERVTGKLLALDRALETALTPLQALLDARGEDAQWQALDSSQRRRLTLDAVKRFLLRESRTQPLILLFDDLHWVDSETQALLDGLVETLPTARILLVAGYRPEYQHAWGNKSYYTQLRVDPLAEAGAESLLSALLGDEAMLGPLKRLLIERTEGNPFFLEESVRTLVETGGLSGERGAYGLARDLRTIQVPVTIQAVLAARIDRLPAVEKRLLQSAAVVGKDVPLAILHAIADLDDASLRHSLAKLQAAEFLYETRLFPDVEYAFKHALTHEVAYGGLLQNRRRALHGRIVDALERLYAGRDTEQVELLAHHALRGEEWPRAVRYLRQAGARAASRSAHGQAVAYFEQALEIIRHLPEGREAIEQAADLRFDLRNSLHPVGDLAPILGHLAEAEKLAGMLGDQRRLAWVFSFMCQYFRLVGDLDRAIESGHRALAIAEALGDIPLWIAVGTHLGPAYGATGDFRKATEILTKVVDALRENPGREDMGSAGLLSVFSRIYLAYYLAERGDFREGMACGEEGIRLAVTADHQYSLTFAYCGVGTLFLVKGDLESAIRLLERGLQLCRSLNLPLMLPLLASPLGSAYALSGRYAEAIPLLEEAVSRAVSMERMGEHSILVARLGEAYLLAGRLDDAGQSARTALELARAQKERGREAYALRLAGEVASRGAAPGLDEAEASYRQALALAEELGMRPLLAHCHLGLGRLYRRTRRREDADQHLAAAIGSFRSLDMPQWREQAESERRSLA; translated from the coding sequence ATGAACTGTCCGCGGTGCCAGGCGCAGAATCGCGATGGCGTGAGGTTCTGCGAGCACTGCGGCGCCTCCTTCGCGGAGACGTGCCCCAAGTGCGCCGCCGTCATCGCGCCGGGCGCGGCCTTCTGCGGCGCCTGCGGAGTGGCGTTCAATGCAGCGCCCGCCGACCGTTTCGCCTCGCCCGGCGCCTACACCCCGTCGCATCTGGCCGAGCGCATCCTGACCTCGCGCGCGGCGCTCGAGGGCGAGCGCAAGCAGGTTACCGTGCTCTTCGCCGACCTCAAGGGCTCCATGGAATTGCTGGCCGATCGCGATCCCGAGGATGCCCGCCATGTCCTTGACCAGGTGCTCGAGCACATGATGGAGGCCGTCCATCGCTACGAGGGCACCGTGAACCAGGTCATGGGAGACGGGATCATGGCGCTGTTCGGCGCGCCCCTCGCCCACGAGGACCACGCGGTGCGGGCGTGCTATGCCGCCCTCAGAATGCAGGAGACGGTTCACCGGTACTGCGAAAGCCTCCGGCGCTCGCGCGGGATCGAGGTCCGGATCCGGGTGGGCCTGAACTCGGGAGAAGTGGTCGTCCGCTCCATCGGCAGCGACCTCCACATGGACTACACCGCGGTGGGCCGGACGACTCAGCTCGCGGCCCGCATGGAGCAGCTCGCCTCTCCGGGGACCATCCGACTCACCGCCGAGACCCTCCGGTTGGTGGAAGGCTATGTCGAGGTCAAGCCGCTCGGCCCCATCCCGGTCAAGGGCCTGACCGAGCCGGTCCACGCGTTCGAGATGATCGACGCGACCTCGGTGCAGACGCGTCTTCGAGCCCGAGCGCAGCGCGGCCTGACACGATTCGTCGGTCGCGAGCCCGAGCTCGGTCAACTCCACCGGGCGCTCGAGCAGGCGCGCGCCGGCCACGGGCAGATCGTCGCGATCGTGGGCGAGCCCGGGGTGGGCAAGTCGCGTCTGTTCTACGAGTTCATGCATTCGCAGGGCACGCAGGACTGGCTCGTTCTCGAGAGCACCTCGGTTTCCTATGGTCGGGCCACTCCCTATCTGCCGGTCATCGGGCTCTTGAAGACCTACTTCCAGATCGAGGCCCGCGACGATGCGCGGACGATCCGCGAGCGGGTGACCGGAAAGCTCCTCGCGCTCGACCGCGCGCTGGAGACGGCGCTGACCCCGCTCCAGGCCCTCCTCGACGCCCGCGGCGAGGACGCGCAATGGCAGGCCCTCGACTCCTCCCAGCGCCGCCGACTCACCCTCGACGCCGTCAAGCGCTTCCTGCTGCGAGAGAGTCGGACCCAGCCGCTCATCCTGCTCTTCGACGATCTCCACTGGGTGGATTCCGAGACCCAGGCGCTCCTCGACGGACTCGTCGAGACTCTGCCCACGGCCCGGATCCTCCTCGTGGCGGGTTACCGCCCCGAGTACCAGCACGCGTGGGGGAACAAGAGCTACTACACGCAGCTGAGAGTCGATCCCCTGGCGGAGGCGGGCGCGGAGAGCCTGCTCAGCGCTCTCCTGGGAGACGAAGCGATGCTCGGGCCGCTGAAGCGGCTCCTGATCGAGCGGACGGAGGGCAACCCATTCTTTCTCGAGGAAAGCGTGCGGACCCTGGTCGAGACGGGCGGGCTGTCCGGCGAGCGTGGAGCCTATGGCCTGGCCAGAGATCTCCGCACGATCCAGGTACCGGTGACCATCCAGGCGGTCCTGGCCGCCCGCATCGACCGGCTTCCCGCTGTCGAGAAGCGCTTGCTCCAGTCGGCCGCGGTCGTCGGCAAGGACGTCCCCTTGGCGATCCTCCATGCCATTGCCGATCTGGACGACGCCAGCTTGCGCCATTCGCTGGCCAAACTTCAGGCGGCCGAGTTTCTGTACGAGACCCGACTCTTCCCCGATGTCGAGTACGCGTTCAAGCACGCGCTGACCCACGAGGTCGCGTATGGCGGCCTCCTGCAGAACCGCCGGCGGGCGCTTCATGGCCGGATCGTGGATGCGCTCGAGCGACTGTACGCTGGACGGGATACGGAGCAGGTCGAGCTCCTGGCCCACCACGCCTTGCGCGGGGAGGAGTGGCCAAGGGCCGTGAGGTACCTGCGTCAGGCGGGGGCAAGAGCGGCGTCGCGCTCGGCTCACGGGCAGGCCGTGGCCTACTTCGAGCAGGCCCTGGAGATCATCCGGCATCTTCCAGAGGGGCGGGAGGCCATCGAGCAGGCTGCCGATCTGAGATTCGATCTGCGCAATTCGCTGCATCCCGTGGGAGACCTCGCACCCATCCTCGGGCATCTCGCGGAAGCCGAGAAGCTTGCCGGCATGCTCGGCGATCAGCGCCGCCTCGCATGGGTCTTTTCGTTCATGTGTCAGTATTTCCGGCTGGTCGGCGACCTCGATCGGGCCATCGAATCCGGTCATCGTGCCCTCGCCATCGCCGAGGCCCTGGGGGACATCCCCCTGTGGATTGCCGTGGGCACGCACCTGGGTCCGGCCTATGGGGCGACGGGAGATTTTCGGAAGGCGACGGAGATCCTCACGAAGGTCGTGGACGCCCTGCGGGAGAACCCAGGCCGCGAAGACATGGGCTCGGCGGGGCTTCTCTCGGTGTTCTCTCGCATCTACCTCGCCTACTACCTGGCCGAGCGCGGAGACTTCCGCGAGGGCATGGCCTGCGGGGAGGAGGGGATTCGCCTCGCCGTGACCGCCGATCATCAGTACAGCCTCACGTTCGCCTACTGCGGCGTGGGAACTCTCTTCCTCGTCAAGGGCGACCTCGAATCGGCCATCCGCCTGCTCGAGCGAGGCCTTCAGCTCTGCCGCTCGTTGAACCTTCCCCTCATGCTTCCGCTCCTCGCCTCACCGCTCGGCTCCGCCTATGCCCTGTCGGGGCGCTACGCGGAGGCCATCCCCCTTCTGGAAGAGGCCGTGAGCCGGGCGGTCTCGATGGAGAGGATGGGCGAGCACTCCATCCTGGTCGCGAGGCTGGGGGAGGCGTACCTCCTGGCGGGCCGCCTCGACGACGCGGGCCAGTCGGCGCGCACGGCGCTCGAGCTGGCCCGGGCGCAAAAGGAGCGCGGTCGTGAAGCATACGCGCTTCGTCTGGCGGGAGAGGTCGCTTCACGAGGAGCGGCGCCCGGTCTCGACGAAGCGGAGGCTTCCTATCGTCAGGCGCTCGCCCTGGCGGAGGAGCTCGGGATGCGTCCCCTCCTCGCTCACTGCCACCTCGGGCTGGGCAGACTCTACCGTCGAACGCGGCGGCGAGAAGACGCGGACCAGCATCTCGCCGCCGCGATCGGATCATTCCGATCGCTGGACATGCCGCAGTGGCGTGAGCAGGCGGAGTCCGAGCGGCGATCGCTAGCCTGA
- a CDS encoding CoA transferase, with protein sequence MSTMLEGIRVLDLSRVIAGPYCATMLGDLGADVIKVERPPVGDDLRVLRGKNGISASFGAINRNKRGIAVDLQRPEGVQIALELARRADVVVENFLPGVAAKLGVGYPAVSDINPAVVYVSVTGFGQDGPHSKRPGYNTIAQGMSGLMALTGHPGDPPTRVAGSTSDLSAAWVAFGSVCAALVHRFRTGAGQYLDVNLLASSLSLLPDPTAIFFDTGVRPQREGNRNPAIAPGGAYKTKDGYINIVIMNQDQWGRFCGALGEPALEKEPRFATNAERISRYDEFVAYVESRLATAPTAEWIDRFEAAQIAAGPVYEFHEVFEDPQVQHLGLVATFDQPGLGPVHALPFPARASATPAAIRRPAPLLGQHTAEVLGELGYPAKEIKRLAEAGTIQLGTSP encoded by the coding sequence ATGAGCACGATGCTCGAGGGCATCCGAGTGCTCGACCTCTCGCGGGTCATCGCGGGGCCGTACTGCGCCACCATGCTCGGCGACCTCGGCGCGGACGTGATCAAGGTCGAGCGGCCTCCCGTGGGCGACGACCTCCGCGTGCTGCGGGGCAAGAACGGCATCAGCGCTTCCTTCGGCGCCATCAACCGCAACAAGCGCGGCATCGCCGTGGATCTCCAGCGCCCCGAGGGCGTGCAGATCGCCCTCGAGCTGGCGCGCCGGGCCGACGTGGTCGTGGAGAACTTCCTGCCGGGCGTGGCGGCCAAGCTCGGGGTGGGCTACCCGGCGGTCAGCGACATCAATCCCGCCGTCGTGTACGTGTCGGTGACCGGCTTCGGCCAGGACGGCCCGCACTCCAAGCGCCCGGGCTACAACACCATCGCCCAGGGCATGAGCGGGCTCATGGCGCTCACCGGTCATCCCGGCGATCCTCCCACCCGGGTCGCCGGCTCCACCTCGGACCTGTCGGCGGCCTGGGTCGCCTTCGGTAGCGTCTGCGCCGCGCTGGTGCATCGCTTCCGCACCGGCGCGGGGCAATACCTCGACGTCAACCTGCTCGCCTCGAGCCTCTCGCTCCTCCCGGACCCGACGGCCATCTTCTTCGATACGGGCGTGCGCCCCCAGCGCGAGGGAAATCGCAACCCGGCCATCGCGCCCGGCGGCGCCTACAAGACCAAGGACGGCTACATCAACATCGTGATCATGAACCAGGATCAGTGGGGGCGCTTCTGCGGCGCGCTCGGCGAGCCCGCGCTCGAAAAGGAGCCGCGCTTCGCCACCAACGCCGAGCGCATCTCGCGCTACGACGAGTTCGTGGCCTACGTGGAATCGCGACTGGCCACGGCGCCCACGGCGGAGTGGATAGACCGCTTCGAGGCGGCGCAGATCGCCGCCGGCCCCGTCTACGAGTTCCACGAGGTCTTCGAGGACCCCCAGGTCCAGCACCTGGGCCTCGTGGCCACGTTCGACCAGCCCGGGCTCGGCCCCGTGCACGCCCTCCCCTTCCCGGCGCGCGCTTCGGCCACTCCCGCGGCCATCCGACGCCCCGCTCCGCTCCTCGGCCAGCACACGGCGGAGGTCCTCGGGGAGCTCGGCTATCCCGCGAAGGAGATCAAGCGACTGGCTGAGGCGGGCACGATACAGCTCGGCACCTCGCCCTAG
- a CDS encoding amidohydrolase family protein, whose amino-acid sequence MAPRFDLLLQDCRFPDGRLADVGTHEGRVAEIGALAVRPAQQTVECGGRLLTPGLVDAHIHLDKALLSERTPSIEGTVAEALRVTGHAKRRFTVEDVRVRARRALDLAVRAGTTAMRSHVEVDPIVGLKALEALIPLKREYAPAIDLQLCAFAQEGILQSPGTEALLARALESGADLIGGCPYNDTDAHAHIDIVFRLAREFDVDVDFHIDFFDEPEHMDVLYVAEQAARWGWQGRVAVGHASELAALEPDEFDRTAAILKDAGIGVIILPATDLYLMGRKDVRNVRRGLAPAKRLLAAGVTVAVATNNILNAFTPMGTGDLALMGYLMTAAAHMGTERDVADILAMLTEYPARMLRLPEHGLRVGARADLVLWETERAAEAVTTMAPRRLVVKAGRLSLQHERTCTEFWRGGS is encoded by the coding sequence ATGGCGCCACGGTTCGATCTCCTGCTCCAGGACTGTCGGTTTCCCGATGGCCGGCTCGCGGACGTCGGCACCCACGAGGGGCGCGTCGCCGAGATCGGCGCACTGGCCGTGCGGCCCGCCCAGCAGACCGTCGAGTGTGGCGGCCGCCTGCTCACGCCCGGTCTCGTGGACGCTCACATCCATCTCGACAAGGCGCTCCTCTCCGAGCGGACGCCCTCCATCGAGGGCACGGTGGCGGAGGCGCTACGGGTGACGGGGCACGCCAAGCGCCGCTTCACCGTCGAGGACGTCCGCGTCCGCGCGCGCCGGGCCCTCGATCTGGCCGTGCGCGCGGGCACCACGGCCATGCGGAGTCACGTCGAGGTCGACCCCATCGTCGGCCTCAAGGCCCTTGAGGCGCTCATCCCCCTCAAGCGCGAGTACGCGCCGGCCATCGATCTCCAGCTCTGCGCCTTCGCCCAGGAAGGCATTCTCCAATCGCCGGGCACGGAGGCGCTGCTCGCCCGGGCTCTGGAGAGCGGCGCCGATCTCATCGGCGGCTGCCCCTACAACGACACGGACGCCCATGCCCACATCGACATCGTCTTCCGGCTGGCCCGGGAGTTCGACGTCGACGTGGACTTTCACATCGACTTCTTCGACGAGCCCGAGCACATGGACGTGCTCTACGTGGCCGAGCAGGCCGCGCGCTGGGGCTGGCAAGGGCGCGTGGCCGTGGGGCACGCCAGCGAGCTCGCGGCTCTCGAGCCGGATGAATTCGACCGGACCGCGGCCATTCTCAAAGACGCGGGCATCGGCGTCATCATTCTGCCCGCCACGGATCTCTATCTCATGGGGCGGAAGGACGTCCGGAATGTCCGGCGCGGCCTGGCACCCGCCAAGCGCCTGCTCGCCGCGGGTGTCACGGTGGCCGTGGCCACCAACAATATCCTGAACGCCTTCACGCCCATGGGCACGGGCGACCTCGCCCTCATGGGCTATCTCATGACCGCCGCGGCGCACATGGGAACGGAGCGCGATGTCGCAGACATCCTCGCCATGCTGACGGAATATCCGGCGCGCATGCTCCGGCTGCCCGAGCATGGGCTCCGGGTGGGCGCCCGCGCCGATCTCGTCCTGTGGGAGACGGAGCGGGCGGCCGAAGCCGTGACGACCATGGCGCCCCGGCGACTCGTGGTCAAGGCGGGGCGGCTCTCCCTGCAGCACGAGCGGACGTGCACGGAGTTCTGGCGTGGAGGCTCCTGA